CGACGACGCGCGGGCTGCCGTTGATGCGCAGCTTCGCCATCCGGTCACGCGCGTCGGCGATCACGCGTTCGCCTTCGGCGCGCATCGCGTCGCGTATGGGGACGGGGTTGAAGCCCGGCGTGCCGATCGCGATGCCGGGCATGTCGACGACGTAGACCGGATGCAGCAGCGCGTGATTTTCGCCTGCGAGGCGCAATGCGGCTTCGAGCGCCTGATTCGAGGTGTCGCTGCCGTCGAGCGCGACGAGGATGTTTTTGTACATGAGCGGTGCTCCCTGAGGCTGACGCTGTATGCGTAACGTGTGTTATGCGGGTGGTTTGTCTAGCACGACATCAGTACGGGCATGGTCATCGATTGCAGGATGGTCCGTGTCGTGCCGCCCATGACGAGCTCGCGCCACCGCGAGTGCCCGTATGCGCCCATCACGATCATGTCGCAGCCCTGGTCGTGTGCAGTGGACA
The nucleotide sequence above comes from Paraburkholderia sp. SOS3. Encoded proteins:
- a CDS encoding universal stress protein, which encodes MYKNILVALDGSDTSNQALEAALRLAGENHALLHPVYVVDMPGIAIGTPGFNPVPIRDAMRAEGERVIADARDRMAKLRINGSPRVVDTNSLSEDIAQRLQLSAAECHADLIVMGTHGWRGFRRLVLGSVAERVARGAPCAVLLIPSSAQPAAGGDTAPASPPADKERS